One genomic segment of Hippoglossus hippoglossus isolate fHipHip1 chromosome 22, fHipHip1.pri, whole genome shotgun sequence includes these proteins:
- the LOC117756610 gene encoding C-type lectin domain family 4 member M-like gives MAYEGNSSSFVATFDKLICEDDSGTDENPLYSSQDKQQVSMSMSRHESSQNPYRLLTVILAVMAVILLAIDIGLGVYYNQLTGGQQTIKDIHSEVAKLQDGYNAAIQERIDAKKQLDRELGEQQRLKWDLEHQTKRSKDYEKQIHRIEDEISELKSIIPLLSMGCRHCNPGWTFLHLRCYYIPFSVTLTQRSWNDARQFCKKLGGDLAVIDTSEKTVSLTKLINSHTDPSRSISENGFWFGLSDVDEENTWKWPDGRILAESYWNEGEPNDQYNEDCGATYPRDNPFKAWNDAPCNYNLKWICEMEPHDMS, from the exons ATGGCATACGAAGGAAATTCAAGCTCTTTTGTTGCCACATTTGACAAACTGATTTGTGAAGATGACTCCGGCACAGATGAGAACCCTCTCTACTCAAGCCAAGACAAACAGCAAG TGTCCATGTCCATGTCGAGGCATGAATCCAGTCAGAATCCTTACAGGCTGCTCACAGTGATCCTGGCAGTGATGGCTGTCATTCTCCTGGCCATTGACATTGGCCTGGGAGTCTATT ACAACCAACTCACTGGTGGGCagcaaacaataaaagacaTCCACAGTGAGGTGGCCAAACTGCAGGATGGTTACAATGCTGCGATCCAAGAAAGGATCGATGCCAAGAAGCAGCTGGACAGAGAACTCGGTGAGCAGCAGCGACTCAAGTGGGATCTTGAACATCAGACCAAAAGATCCAAAGACTACGAGAAGCAGATTCACAGAATTGAAGATGAAATCTCAGAGTTGAAATCCATCATACCCCTACTCA GCATGGGTTGCAGACACTGTAACCCGGGATGGACGTTCCTGCACCTTAGGTGTTACTACATTCCTTTCTCTGTAACCCTTACACAAAGATCGTGGAATGACGCCAGACAGTTCTGCAAGAAGTTGGGAGGCGACTTGGCAGTGATAGACACCTCAGAAAAAACC GTGTCATTAACTAAATTGATAAATAGTCATACTGATCCCTCGAGATCCATATCCGAGAATGGCTTCTGGTTCGGACTGAGCGATGTGGATGAGGAGAACACTTGGAAATGGCCGGATGGAAGAATACTGGCTGAGTC ATACTGGAACGAAGGCGAGCCCAACGATCAATACAATGAGGATTGTGGAGCTACGTATCCCAGGGACAACCCCTTTAAGGCCTGGAACGACGCTCCATGCAATTACAACCTGAAATGGATTTGTGAAATGGAACCACATGACATGAGTTAA